In the Commensalibacter nepenthis genome, CCTTTGATACATTACATCAATTTTCAGCACAAGAATCTCGTCAAGCAATTGCCAAAATATTACGCATTACCAAGCAAAAAATCGCCTTAAGTTGTGCTTTGGCAGATATTGGAAATGTATGGTCATTACAACAAATCACGTTAACCCTCAGCAGTCTTGCAGAAGCAACATTGAACCTTGCTATTAATCATCTTTTACTCCATGCTCACGAAAATAAAAAACTAAATTTACAACATCCAAACACACCAGAAAAAAACTGTGGCTTTATCGTACTTGGAATGGGCAAACTTGGAGCAAGAGAACTCAATTATTCCTCTGATATTGATCTGATTATTTTATATGACCCTGAAATTTATCCAAATAATGATGGCTTAAATACGATTTTTGTAAGGCTAACCCGTCAACTTGTCTCTTTGATGGAAGAACGTGACGAGAATGGATATGTGTTCCGTACTGATTTACGCTTGCGTCCAGACCCCTCATCCTCTCCTTTGGCTGTTTCTTTACCTGCTGCCATTACCTATTATGAAAGCCTAGGTCAAACATGGGAACGAACCGCAATGAGCAAAGCCAGACCTGTTGCAGGGGACATCCCCGCAGGATATGCTTTTTTAGAAGCAATCCGCCCCTTTATTTGGCGCAGGCATCTCGATTTCACTGTGATTGACGATATCCACGCGATGAAAAAGAGGATCGACCAACATAAAAAAACTGGCAAACAAAACCTATCAAAACTCCCACCTAATCTTCCAGACGAAGATGCCTTGAATTGGCTGGTTGGACAAAATATCAAACTTGGGCATGGCGGGATCAGAGAAATCGAATTTTGCCCTCAAACCATGCAATTAGTTTGGGGAGGACGTTTCCCAGAGTTACAAGATTCAACCACCATCGGTGGATTGACCAAACTGACTGACAAAGACTTACTAACCGAGTTTCAAACGCAAAAACTAATAAAAGCCTATGCTTTGTTGCGTAAAACAGAACATCGTTTGCAAATGCAAAATGATTATCAAACCCATTCTTTACCCAACAATCTTGAAGAGTTAGAGCAATTTTCTATTTTTATGGGATATGAAACCCCTCATAAATTTGCTCGTGACCTTTTTCCTTTGATGCAATTTGTCAGGCAAACATTCGAAGGATTATTTGCAACCCCTGAAAATGATGAACAATATATTCTTGATATGCCCACAACAGAGCTAAAAGAATATTTAAATCAAAAAGGGTTTCCTGATGAAGCCGCCACCATTTTACAATCATGGAATGACAGCGGTCCCAGAGCGTTAAGAACTGCCAAAGCAAGAACTATTTTAACCAATTTGTTACCTAAATTATTGGATGCATTTGCAAACCAACGCAATCCATTATTAGTTTTACAACGATTCGACACTATTCTGGCACGCCACCGTGCAGGTCTTCAACTTTTATCCCTACTTGAACGAAACCCTGCATTAATTAAAAGATTATCAGCGGTTATTGGAACTTCTCACTTTATCGCCGAGCATGTCGCCAGCAACCCAGCAGCGATTGATGCGCTCTTGGAAACAAACCTCGTTAAAAACCGATTTGATTTACGCAAAACAATTCGAAATTATCTTAAAAACGCAGAACATTATATGGATGCAATTCCTGCGTTGCATAGTCTAGTACATAGTGAAGAATTTCGATTGTCCGTAGCTCATTTGGACAATCAAATCAGCCTAAATAAAGCACAGATTTTACGCACTTCTATGGCGAACAGCATCATGAAATCTTTGCTTGACCAAGTTACCAAAGAGCATCAAAGAAAATATGGAACTATTCCAAATGGGGGTATTTGTATTGTTGTTTTGGGTAAAGCTGGTTCTTGGGAAATGACTGCGGGTTCTGATCTTGATTTAATGTTGATTTTCGATCATCCACCCGAAATTTCTGAAAGTATTTGCGTTTCTAATAATAAAAAATCTATAAATCAACGTTCTTTGTCAACCAATAACTATTATATTCGGCTAACTCAAAATTTTATTTCTGCCATTACCAATGCTGGTTCCGCTGGTTCACTATATGAAGTCGATATGCGCCTGCGTCCTTCTGGCAGCAAAGGTCCCGTTGCGGTTTCCCTCACCTCTTTTAAACGATACCACAAAGAGGAAGCATGGACATGGGAAAGAATGGCTTTAACCAGAGCAAGAGTAATTGGTGGACCTTTAAAGTTACAAAAACGCATTACAAAAACCATTCAACATGCATTATCCAACGCCCCCCATAACCTCAGCAACAAGAACGTATTAAAAGATGCTACGAATATGAGGGCTCGTTTATTAAGAGATGCTCCCCCCAACAGTGTTTGGGATGTAAAACACCTTACAGGCGGATTAATGGAAGTGGAATTTATTGCCCAAACCCTACAATTAACTGCCAAAAATCCTGATATTTTTCATCCATGCACCCGTATTGCTTTACGAAATCTTGCAAAATACGGAATTATAGACCTAAAAGATGCCAAGATACTCATTCAAGCGGATAGTTTTTGGAGAAACCTACAAAGTTTATTAAGAATATTTTTTGGCAAACTGCCCCCTAAAGATATTACCACAGACCTGACCCCAGCAATTATTGAAGTGATGTCCAGAGATCTTTTAAAAACCGCAACGCAAGATATTCAAGCCATTACACAAATTCAAGAAAAAGCCGAAATGATTGGCAAGCAAGTCAGGACTATTTTTATAAAATATATTGGCTCTCTTACATAAAATGTTATGCTGTATTTATTCTATTTCTTTAAATCATAAAGGTATATTTCATGACAACATTAACCGAAGGTGCCAAAGCACCTAACTT is a window encoding:
- a CDS encoding bifunctional [glutamine synthetase] adenylyltransferase/[glutamine synthetase]-adenylyl-L-tyrosine phosphorylase, with product MPAPHSNSIPWFYQNWPKPTNQQSADLFQEDLVKLWIHCEKDPAFLEQEYSINLIRSIGGSSPYLSHLILQNIHFFEFLLQNGPDEACKVTFDTLHQFSAQESRQAIAKILRITKQKIALSCALADIGNVWSLQQITLTLSSLAEATLNLAINHLLLHAHENKKLNLQHPNTPEKNCGFIVLGMGKLGARELNYSSDIDLIILYDPEIYPNNDGLNTIFVRLTRQLVSLMEERDENGYVFRTDLRLRPDPSSSPLAVSLPAAITYYESLGQTWERTAMSKARPVAGDIPAGYAFLEAIRPFIWRRHLDFTVIDDIHAMKKRIDQHKKTGKQNLSKLPPNLPDEDALNWLVGQNIKLGHGGIREIEFCPQTMQLVWGGRFPELQDSTTIGGLTKLTDKDLLTEFQTQKLIKAYALLRKTEHRLQMQNDYQTHSLPNNLEELEQFSIFMGYETPHKFARDLFPLMQFVRQTFEGLFATPENDEQYILDMPTTELKEYLNQKGFPDEAATILQSWNDSGPRALRTAKARTILTNLLPKLLDAFANQRNPLLVLQRFDTILARHRAGLQLLSLLERNPALIKRLSAVIGTSHFIAEHVASNPAAIDALLETNLVKNRFDLRKTIRNYLKNAEHYMDAIPALHSLVHSEEFRLSVAHLDNQISLNKAQILRTSMANSIMKSLLDQVTKEHQRKYGTIPNGGICIVVLGKAGSWEMTAGSDLDLMLIFDHPPEISESICVSNNKKSINQRSLSTNNYYIRLTQNFISAITNAGSAGSLYEVDMRLRPSGSKGPVAVSLTSFKRYHKEEAWTWERMALTRARVIGGPLKLQKRITKTIQHALSNAPHNLSNKNVLKDATNMRARLLRDAPPNSVWDVKHLTGGLMEVEFIAQTLQLTAKNPDIFHPCTRIALRNLAKYGIIDLKDAKILIQADSFWRNLQSLLRIFFGKLPPKDITTDLTPAIIEVMSRDLLKTATQDIQAITQIQEKAEMIGKQVRTIFIKYIGSLT